The following nucleotide sequence is from Pedobacter sp. PACM 27299.
CATGATACTTATGGTTTAGATGTGGTCATTTCTAATTGCTCAAATAACTATGGTTCTCACCATTTCCCTGAGAAATTGATCCCTCTAGCGATCAATAACATCAAGAATAACTTGCCTGTTCCAGTTTATGGAAAAGGAGAGAATGTGAGAGACTGGCTTTGGGTAGAAGACCATGCACGTGCGATTGATGTGATTTTTCATGGTGCAAAAACGGGTGAAACGTATAACATCGGTGGACATAACGAGTGGAAAAATATCGATTTGATCCATTTATTATGTGACATCATGGACCGTAAGCTGAACAGAACAGCTGGTGATTCTGCGAAGTTGATCACTTTTGTGACTGATAGAGCTGGACATGATCTGCGTTATGCGATCGATTCTACGAAATTGCAGCACAAATTAAACTGGGTACCAAGTCTTCAGTTTGAAGAAGGACTGGAGAAAACAGTAGAATGGTACCTGGAAAATGAAGAATGGCTTTCGAATGTGACTTCTGGAAACTACAAAGCTTATTACGAAACACAATATCAAGGCAGATAATAGTTGCTGCTGATCAACAATAAAGGCCATCTTTAAGAGATGGCCTTTATTGTTTTTATGAAGTTTTATAATTACTCATATCTTAAGGCTTCCACAGGATCTAATTTGGATGCTTTTTTAGCCGGGTAATAACCAGACATGATACCAACAAGTACACAAAGTACGAATCCTCCAAAGATCCACAGCCATGGAATGATAAAGGAGCCTCCCATTGCCAATGAGATTACGTTCCCTATGGTGATTCCGAGGAAGATTCCAAATGCACCTCCCATCAGACATATAATCACCGCCTCAATTAAAAATTGTTTACGGATCACGGATGGATTTGCGCCAATCGCTTTCCTGATGCCTATTTCTCTTGTTCGTTCCGTAACAGAGACCAGCATGATGTTCATTAAGCCAATAGAGGCACCAATCAGAGTAATCGCACCAATCGCAATTCCGCCCCATACCACATATTTTAAGTTCTCAAATAGGGTTTGGGCAATGGCATCACTTTTTATGATCTCAAAGTTATTAGGTTCTGCAACTTTAACTTTTCTAATGTTTCTGAATTCAGCGGTAGCTTCTCCAATAATGTCTTCCTGCATCTCATTGTTGGGCACCATCACCACTATATTGTAAGAAGGATTCCCATTAGAATTAATTTTCTTGGCCTTTAATAAAGGGACATAAACGGCTCTGTCTCCAGAGAACCCCATACTGGATCCCTTTGAAGCCAGTAAACCGATTACTTTTAGTCGGGTACCACCAACGTTAATGATTTTATCAATAGGAGATTCTTTCTTGAATAATTTTTCACTGACCTCACTTCCGATGATGCATACGTTATTTCCGTTCTCCACTTCTGTGGTAGTAAAATTTCTGCCAGAGGTGAGTTCAAGTCCCATAGAATTCATTCCATTTTCATCAATTCCCTGAATATTAATGTTCGGATTGGTTTTTTCCGTTCCATATTTGATGGTGGCACCATAAGTTACCATGACATTGATGGCTACTGTTGCAGGGGTTTTTAGCTGGTTCTTAAAGGCAATTGCATCTTCGTAACGAATGGTCTTGAAGGGTTTAGGTCTTTTTCCACCTCCTCCGATCCGGATGCCTACTCCGCGATTTCTAATAGTAAACGAATTGGCACCCATGCTGGAAAAAGCTTCTGTCATACTGGTTTTAACCGCATCCAGGGTGGTTAGAATTCCTACTAAAGCAGATAAACCTATCGCAATGATCAACGCGGTCAGCATGGTACGCAACCGGTTACTTTTTATAGATTGTATGGCAATTCTTACGTTTTCTGTATAGGTCATTCTTTAGAAATAAGATTCTTGAAGGGATAAAAATAAAAAGTCCCGTTGTTAAGACAACGAGACCTGTTATAATGTTACAAAGGAAACCTAATTCCTATATAAAAATCTATTTAAGCAGAGAAGCTGGTGCCACAGCCACATGTGCTGGCTGCATTAGGGTTGTTGAACGTAAATCCTCTTGAATTTAGTCCGTCTTGCCAATCTACCTGCATGCCCATTAGATACATCTGGTGTGCTTTATGCATGAAAACCTTGATGCCATCAATGATGTATTCCTGATCTCCTTCTTTTTTTTGATCGAAACCTAAAACATAACTCATTCCTGAGCAGCCACCACCTTCTACTCCTACACGTAAGCCGAAGTCGTCAGCGATTTCTTGTTGGTCTTTTAACTTAAAAAGTTCTTTTACAGCAGTTTCTGTAAAGGTAACCGGTGCAAATGCGGTATCAACTGTATTACTCATGTTATTTAAAATTAGGAATAACAAATATAAATAAAATGTACATTTTTGTCAGGGTTATCGCTAATTATTACGGTATTTAAACAAAGGAATGAGTATAGAATCTATATTAACAGCAGTAGTGCCCATAACAGTTGCCGGAGTAGTGACCGTTTCTGTAGGTTACTATCTGATCAAGAACGACATTGATAAATATTTTAGATGGAGATTTGCCAGTAAGAAAGACGAAAGAACACAGTTATTTGCTTTGCGCCTTCAAGCTCATGAACGCTTAATTGTATTTGTAGAAAGAATTAACCCAAGTAATTTATTGCTTCGGGTATATATGCCTGGGATTTCTGTGCTAGAACTTCAAGCAGCGATTTTGAATGAAATCAGGTCTGAGTATCAGCACAATGTGACGCAGCAGCTGTATGTTTCTGAAAGAATATGGAATGTAATTCGTAAACTAAAGGATGATACTTTAGCGATGGTGAATAATGGCGTTCAGGGCCTACCTGAGCAAGCTACAGGAATGGATTTAAGTAAAAAAGTGCTGCAGCAGATGGCAGAAATTGCAGATAATCCTTATGATTTGACGCTGGATCTGATTAAAAAGGATATTCATCAATTGTTTTAATTATGGAAAAGAAGAAGATTACGACCACTTCAGGGATAGAAATCAAAGAATTATATACCAGCGCAAAACCGATGACGGAATTGCCTGGAGAGTTTCCTTATACCAGAGGGATTCAAAAGGATATGTATCGGGGTCGTCTTTGGACGATGCGTCAGTACGCTGGATTTTCTACTGCTGAAGAATCGAATAAGCGCTACCATTACCTGTTGAAACAAGGGACCATGGGTTTATCTGTTGCATTTGACCTGCCCACGCAGATTGGATATGATTCTGATCATGAAATGTCTGAAGGGGAAGTCGGAAAAGTAGGAGTAGCCATAGATTCTTTGAAAGATATTGAGATCCTATTTGATGGAATTGAACTTCAAAAGATTACCACTTCAATGACCATCAATGCCACAGCCTCTATTCTGCTGGCTATGTATATCGCGCTGGCAAAAAAGCAGGGTGCCGATATCAGGCAGATTTCTGGAACAATACAGAATGATATTTTAAAAGAATATGCAGCAAGAGGAACTTATATCTATCCTCCTAAATCTTCTATGAGGATCATTACAGATATTTTTGAATACTGCAGCAAAGAAGTGCCCAAATGGAATACAATCTCTATTTCAGGATATCATATCCGGGAAGCAGGTTCTACAGCAGTGCAGGAGCTGGCTTTTACTCTGGCAAATGGTAAGGCTTACTTAAATGCGGCTTTAGAAAAAGGGCTGGATATTAATGTCTTTGCAAAACGCCTTTCTTTTTTCTTTAATTGTCATAATAATTTTTTTGAAGAGATCGCTAAGTTCCGTGCAGCCAGAAGGATGTGGGCCAAAATCACTAAAGATTTAGGAGCTACAGATGAAAAAGCACAGATGCTGCGTTTTCACACACAAACGGGCGGCTCTACGCTAACCGCACAGCAGCCGTTAAATAATGTGATCAGGGTGACCAGTCAGGCCATGGCAGCAGTGCTGGGTGGTACACAGTCTCTACATACAAATGGTTACGATGAGGCACTATCACTGCCTACAGAGGCAGCAGCTAAAATCGCTCTGCGTACACAGCAGGTCATTGCCTTTGAAAGTGGAATTACAGATACAGTTGACCCATTGGCAGGTTCTTTCTTTGTGGAAAACCTAACTGATGAAATTGAAACTGCCGCACAGCTTTATATTGATAAAATTGATGCTATGGGCGGATCAGTGAATGCTATAGAAAATGGATATATCCAGAATGAAATCGGTAATGCCGCTTACCAATATCAATTGGAGATCGAAGATGGCAGCAGAGTCATCGTTGGCGTCAATAAATTCACTCAGGAAAAAGAAGGAATTAATGATGTATTTACCATCGATGAGTCGATAAGAACCATTCAAACAGACAAGTTAAATAAGTTGAAATTTGAGCGGGATTCGGCAGCTGTGGAAAAAGCTTTGAACGATTTATTACGCGCTGCAAAAGGACGAGAAAACTTAATGCCTTTTATTCTGGTAGCTGTAGAGGCATATGCGACGCTAGGTGAGGTTTCTGATGTGATGCGTAGTGTTTTTGGTGAATATTAAAGGGTATGTTAAAAAATAGTTATCCACATAATAAATTCAGGTTAAGTATGCTAATTCTCTGCTATTTAAGTGCTTACTGAATATATTAAAATTTAGTTTTTTTTGTTGATAATTTTTTGAATATTCGATATCTCGAAAGGGCATTATCAATGTGTCCATATCGTCCCTGTTAACCAACTAATTGTATCATAAAAATGGAAAAAACTTGTACCGAAGTATGGAAAAGCTGTCTCCAAATTATAAAGGATAACATACCCGGCCAGAGTTTCAAAACCTGGTTCGAGCCAATATCCGCTCTTAAGTTGGATGGCAATGTTTTAACAATACAAGTACCGAGTTTATTCTTCTATGAATGGCTGGAAGAACACTATGTTGGACTGCTGCGAAAGACAGTTAAGAAGCAGCTTGGTGATGACGGCCGACTGGAATATAATATTGTGGTAGACAAATCTTCGAAAAGCGGTTCTCCTTATACCACCAATATGCCGAGTAATGGCAATGGGGCGGAGGCTAAGTTTCAAACCATGCCGATTCCGGTTTCTATCAATAAAGACATCAGAAATCCATTTATCATACCAGGGTTAAAGAAACTGACCGTAGATCCTCAATTGAATTCTAACTATACTTTCGACAATTATATAGAGGGCGATTGTAATCGTTTAGCACGTTCGGCGGGTTATGCCGTTGCTGCTAAGCCAGGTGGGACTTCCTTTAATCCTTTAATGATTTATGGTGGAGTAGGGTTGGGTAAAACTCATCTAGCTCAAGCGATAGGCAATGAGATTAAACGAAACATGCCAGATAAATTGGTGATTTATGTTTCTTGTGAAAAATTTTGCCAACAGTTTGTTGATTCGTTAAAAAATAACACCATTAATGATTTTGTGAATTTTTATCAGGCAATGGATGTTATTATCATGGATGATGTACATAATTTTGCAGGGAAAGAAAAAACTCAGGATATATTCTTCCATATTTTCAATCATTTACACCAGTCAGGAAAGCAGGTGATCCTTTCTTCTGATAAAGCGCCTAAAGATTTGGCCGGATTAGAAGAACGCTTGCTGAGTCGTTTTAAATGGGGATTATCGGCCGATCTTCAGATTCCAGATCTGGAAACCAGGATTGCGATTCTTAGAAAGAAGATGTATGCCGATGGCATTGAGCTTCCTAATGAAGTTGTAGAATATGTAGCGCATAATATTGATAATAATGTCAGGGAGCTGGAAGGTGCAATGGTTTCCCTTTTAGCGCAGTCTACTTTAAATAAAAAAGATATTGACTTGAATCTTGCGAAGCAAATGTTGAAGAACTTCATCAAAAACACTTCAAAAGAGATCTCCATGGAATATATTCAGAAATTAGTTTGTGAATATTTTGAAGTTCCTGCAGATATGGTTAAATCTCCTACAAGAAAACGTGAAATCGTACAAGCCAGACAGATTTCCATGTATTTATCTAAGAGTCATACGAAGTCTTCTTTAAAAACCATAGGAGCATTTTTTGGTGGCAGAGATCACTCGACAGTGATTTATGCCTGTCAGACGGTAGAAGACTTAATTGATACAGACAAAAAATTTAAGGGCTATGTGCATGATATTCAAAAGAAACTAAAAATGACCTAGCTTTTAGTGGGTTGTTTACAAAAAAAGGCGTTGCTAAAGTTTTTAAACTTCAGCGGCGCCTTTTTATTAGAGGATAAATCTAAGTAATTATTTCATCGCTTCCAGCTTCATCAGGCCATAAAACAAGGCAGAAGCGTGTAAAGATTGAGCAATTTGATTGTCCATTAGTAGTTGTTTAACTGCTGGAATACTGTATTTCTCTACGGTCAGGATTTCATGTTCATCCAGGTGCTGTTCCTGTGTTTTAACACCTCCGGTGAGGAAATAGGTAAAAGTGACATTATCTGAGGTTGCGGGATTTGGATAAAGTGTAGCTAGGTGACTGATCGTTTTGAAGGTATAGCCGGTTTCTTCCAGTAATTCTCTTTTTACTGCATCTTCCGGCTTTTCATCTCCATCAATCACTCCACCTGGGATTTCCAGTGAGATAATATCTGCACCATGACGGTATTGACGCACCATGATGATCTCATTGTCTTCGGTTAATGCCACCGCATTCACCCAGTTTGGGTATTCTAGTACATAATAATCATCTTTTGTTGTTCCATTTTGGAGCTTACAGGTATCTATGCGTAAAGTTGCCCATCGTTCTTTCACCAGATATCTGGATGAAATCTTTTGCCATTTTAGTATTTCCATGTTAAGGATTAAAGGTATTGCTGGATCTTTTTTTGTCGATCCATGTTGGTCATGCTGATGATATGGTATTGCTTCTCCAGCATTTTATAAATGAGTTGTAATTTTTCTGCAATCAGTTTGTTCCTTCCCGTTTGCTGGGAAGGAGCTAGGTCTGCATAAAGGAATTGGCTAAACATATCCAGTTTTTCTGCTGGAAATTCTTTAGAAAGAAGGAAGGTGTTGAATTCCTCCTGAGTATAAGTTAGCAGTTCTTCTTCGGTGATTTCAAATTCTTTAAGTAAGGATTCTTTGAAAAGATCTTCAGCTGCCTGTAGTTTTCCTTCTAATTTTAGTCCCATAATTCGGGCGAGTACCTGAGCCAGTTTTTGAATCTCAGCGGTCATTAAGTCTCTTCTAAGCATAATATTTACCAGCTACCACTACTGCCTCCACCACCAAAACTACCTCCGCCGAAGCCGCCAAAGCCGCCGCCGCCACTACTGCTGCCACCGCCGAAGCCACTTCCGCCAGAACCTCTTCCTCCGCCCAATAACATGCTCCAGAAAAGTGCATCTGCAACACCTCGACTACCGATCACCTGACCACCCCCACCACTGCCGCCACCTTTTTTAAGGACTATAATTACTACGATAACGATGATGATAATCACGATGATACCACCGGCTCCCCCCTCACTTTTTCCAGCTTTAGGTTTGTCGTTTTTGTATTCTCCTTTGGTATAACTGATGATGGCATCTGTACCAGCCTGCAGGCCTCCGAAATAGTCACCTGTTTTAAAATAAGGCTTGATGTCATTGTCTATAATTCGGCGAACGTATAAATCAGGGAGTGCCCCCTCTACACCATAACCAGTCTGGATGGATATCTTTCGATCTCCCAGGGCTGCAACAATCATGATGCCGTTGTCTTTGCCTTTTCCACCTACGCCCCATTTTCTACCTAGTTCCAATGCATATTCACCAATATCATAATCACCTACGGATTTTACAATCGCAATAGCAATCTGTGTAGAAGTCGAATCGTCAAAGGCTACGAGTTTTTGTTCGAGCTGCTGGAGTTGAGCAGGAGTTAGTGTTCCTGTATAGTCATTCACCAGTTTGTTTGGTTTAGCAGGAAAGTCCTGTGCGAAACCTAAAGTTGAAATGAGGATAAATAAGAAAGCTATAATTAGTTTTTTCATGGCTTTACGGATTTATACTGGTCCATAAAGATAATTTCGTTGGGTAATTCATTGATATCACCTCCTTCATAAGGGAAAAAGGTGGCTAGTTTTTCTCCTGCTAACATGATTCCGGCAATAATTCCTTGAACCAGGTTACCACCAGAGAAATGTGCAGTCATGGCAACTTTTGTTGTTTCCCAAAAGTCTTCCGGGACTACTTTGTTGATGCCGCTATCGCCAATGATGGCAAATTTATGGTCAATATAAGCAAGGTAGATGAGTACGCCATTGTGCCTTGAGGTTTTTTCCATGCCTAATTTGGCGAAGTAGGAAGTTGCTTTCTCAATAGGGTCGCCTTCGCAATGTTTATCTACTGCGATTCTGATTTCGCCTGAAGTCGCTTTCTCGGCTTCTGAAATCGCATTGGCTATTAATTCTTGTTCTTGTTCTGTGAAAATTCCCATAATAGGATAACTGTATAAAGATAAGGGTAATCTGTGTTTTAACTAAAACACAGATTACCCTTAAATGTTGTGACGGTATTTTAGAATTCTACTTTTGGCGCTTTTTCTGCACCAGCATCGGCTTTAAAGCCTGCTTTTTGACTAAAACCAAATATGCCGGCAGTCAGGTTATTTGGGAAAGACCTTACTTTGGTATTATAGATCTGTACTGCTTCATTAAAATCTTTACGCGCAACAGCAATTCTGTTTTCTGTTCCTGCAAGTTCAGCAGAAACATCTCTGAATTGTTCCGTGGCCTTTAATTCTGGGTAGTTTTCAGTAACCATTAACAAACGTCCAAGCGCCTGACTCACCTGTCCTTGTGCTGCCTGGTATTTTTCAATATTTTCTGGAGTTAATTTATCAGGGTCAATCGTTACCTGAGTCGCTTTAGCACGTGCTTCTGTAACTTGAGTTAAAGTAGATTGCTCGAACTTAGCCGCGCCTTTAACGGTATTTACAAGGTTGGGAATTAAATCTGAACGTCTTTGGTATTGGGTTTCTACCTGGTTCCATTTCGCCTTTACATCTTCATCTAATTTAACCAGACCATTGTAGCCACACCCGCTTACGACTACCAATAAAACTAAAATACCGACTATTGCTAATACTGTTTTTTTCATAATTTCTGTTTTTAATTGACCTGATCGCTAACCGTTGTTATGTTCAGGTTTTGCGTTTTTGTTTTTCTAGTGTTAATTTACACATTAGAACTCAATTTCCGTACCTTTGTTACTAATCAGCATAAAAACATGACAGGTTTTTACAAAAATGACGAATCAGCCTGTAATTCTCAGTAATCGGCATTTTTGTCAGTCATTAACTCATTCATTAAGGCCTTTTTGCACTACTTCGCTAGATTAGCACTTCTATCATCACCCTAGGAATTCCTATATTTGCAGCGGTTCAGGATAAAAACCTGACATATTTATGCAAAAAGAAATAGAAATTACCCTGGCTCCTGAAGATGTTGAACAGGAAGCAATCTTAAAAAATGCCTTATCTGAGGTCTTAGAAATCAAACAAACACGAATTAAAGGATATAAGATTTTAAAACGATCTATCGATGCGCGCTCTAGAAGAGTGATTTATCGCCTGCAAGTAAGGGTATTTATTGATGAGGAGCCTGTGATAGATGTTTTTGAGATAAATTATCCAAATGTGAGCGATAAAAAGCCTGTAATTATTGTTGGAGCCGGTCCTGCTGGTTTGTTTGCTGCTTTACAATGTATCGAAAATGGATTTAAACCTATTGTTTTAGAACGTGGTAAAGATGTAAAACAACGTAGAAGGGATCTGGCGGCGATCAATAAGGACGGGATCGTAAATACAGAATCCAATTACTGCTATGGGGAAGGTGGTGCAGGAACTTATTCTGATGGTAAACTCTATACCCGATCCAATAAACGTGGTGACATAAATAAGGTATTGCAGATATTTGTGGAGCATGGTGCAACTGAGG
It contains:
- the dnaA gene encoding chromosomal replication initiator protein DnaA, with the translated sequence MEKTCTEVWKSCLQIIKDNIPGQSFKTWFEPISALKLDGNVLTIQVPSLFFYEWLEEHYVGLLRKTVKKQLGDDGRLEYNIVVDKSSKSGSPYTTNMPSNGNGAEAKFQTMPIPVSINKDIRNPFIIPGLKKLTVDPQLNSNYTFDNYIEGDCNRLARSAGYAVAAKPGGTSFNPLMIYGGVGLGKTHLAQAIGNEIKRNMPDKLVIYVSCEKFCQQFVDSLKNNTINDFVNFYQAMDVIIMDDVHNFAGKEKTQDIFFHIFNHLHQSGKQVILSSDKAPKDLAGLEERLLSRFKWGLSADLQIPDLETRIAILRKKMYADGIELPNEVVEYVAHNIDNNVRELEGAMVSLLAQSTLNKKDIDLNLAKQMLKNFIKNTSKEISMEYIQKLVCEYFEVPADMVKSPTRKREIVQARQISMYLSKSHTKSSLKTIGAFFGGRDHSTVIYACQTVEDLIDTDKKFKGYVHDIQKKLKMT
- a CDS encoding DUF7935 family protein encodes the protein MSIESILTAVVPITVAGVVTVSVGYYLIKNDIDKYFRWRFASKKDERTQLFALRLQAHERLIVFVERINPSNLLLRVYMPGISVLELQAAILNEIRSEYQHNVTQQLYVSERIWNVIRKLKDDTLAMVNNGVQGLPEQATGMDLSKKVLQQMAEIADNPYDLTLDLIKKDIHQLF
- a CDS encoding HesB/IscA family protein; this translates as MSNTVDTAFAPVTFTETAVKELFKLKDQQEIADDFGLRVGVEGGGCSGMSYVLGFDQKKEGDQEYIIDGIKVFMHKAHQMYLMGMQVDWQDGLNSRGFTFNNPNAASTCGCGTSFSA
- the rfbB gene encoding dTDP-glucose 4,6-dehydratase; this encodes MKKKILITGGAGFIGSHVVRRFVSNYPDYEILNLDVLTYAGNLANLTDVEDLPNYRFVKADITDAVAMNDLFEQENFDAVIHLAAESHVDRSIADPTAFVMTNVIGTVNLLNAARAHWKGDYDKKRFYHVSTDEVYGALGETGMFTETTAYDPHSPYSASKASSDHFVRAYHDTYGLDVVISNCSNNYGSHHFPEKLIPLAINNIKNNLPVPVYGKGENVRDWLWVEDHARAIDVIFHGAKTGETYNIGGHNEWKNIDLIHLLCDIMDRKLNRTAGDSAKLITFVTDRAGHDLRYAIDSTKLQHKLNWVPSLQFEEGLEKTVEWYLENEEWLSNVTSGNYKAYYETQYQGR
- a CDS encoding ABC transporter permease, with the protein product MTYTENVRIAIQSIKSNRLRTMLTALIIAIGLSALVGILTTLDAVKTSMTEAFSSMGANSFTIRNRGVGIRIGGGGKRPKPFKTIRYEDAIAFKNQLKTPATVAINVMVTYGATIKYGTEKTNPNINIQGIDENGMNSMGLELTSGRNFTTTEVENGNNVCIIGSEVSEKLFKKESPIDKIINVGGTRLKVIGLLASKGSSMGFSGDRAVYVPLLKAKKINSNGNPSYNIVVMVPNNEMQEDIIGEATAEFRNIRKVKVAEPNNFEIIKSDAIAQTLFENLKYVVWGGIAIGAITLIGASIGLMNIMLVSVTERTREIGIRKAIGANPSVIRKQFLIEAVIICLMGGAFGIFLGITIGNVISLAMGGSFIIPWLWIFGGFVLCVLVGIMSGYYPAKKASKLDPVEALRYE
- a CDS encoding TPM domain-containing protein, with protein sequence MGIFTEQEQELIANAISEAEKATSGEIRIAVDKHCEGDPIEKATSYFAKLGMEKTSRHNGVLIYLAYIDHKFAIIGDSGINKVVPEDFWETTKVAMTAHFSGGNLVQGIIAGIMLAGEKLATFFPYEGGDINELPNEIIFMDQYKSVKP
- a CDS encoding TPM domain-containing protein → MKKLIIAFLFILISTLGFAQDFPAKPNKLVNDYTGTLTPAQLQQLEQKLVAFDDSTSTQIAIAIVKSVGDYDIGEYALELGRKWGVGGKGKDNGIMIVAALGDRKISIQTGYGVEGALPDLYVRRIIDNDIKPYFKTGDYFGGLQAGTDAIISYTKGEYKNDKPKAGKSEGGAGGIIVIIIIVIVVIIVLKKGGGSGGGGQVIGSRGVADALFWSMLLGGGRGSGGSGFGGGSSSGGGGFGGFGGGSFGGGGSSGSW
- a CDS encoding NUDIX hydrolase — protein: MEILKWQKISSRYLVKERWATLRIDTCKLQNGTTKDDYYVLEYPNWVNAVALTEDNEIIMVRQYRHGADIISLEIPGGVIDGDEKPEDAVKRELLEETGYTFKTISHLATLYPNPATSDNVTFTYFLTGGVKTQEQHLDEHEILTVEKYSIPAVKQLLMDNQIAQSLHASALFYGLMKLEAMK
- a CDS encoding LemA family protein: MKKTVLAIVGILVLLVVVSGCGYNGLVKLDEDVKAKWNQVETQYQRRSDLIPNLVNTVKGAAKFEQSTLTQVTEARAKATQVTIDPDKLTPENIEKYQAAQGQVSQALGRLLMVTENYPELKATEQFRDVSAELAGTENRIAVARKDFNEAVQIYNTKVRSFPNNLTAGIFGFSQKAGFKADAGAEKAPKVEF
- a CDS encoding acyl-CoA mutase large subunit family protein gives rise to the protein MEKKKITTTSGIEIKELYTSAKPMTELPGEFPYTRGIQKDMYRGRLWTMRQYAGFSTAEESNKRYHYLLKQGTMGLSVAFDLPTQIGYDSDHEMSEGEVGKVGVAIDSLKDIEILFDGIELQKITTSMTINATASILLAMYIALAKKQGADIRQISGTIQNDILKEYAARGTYIYPPKSSMRIITDIFEYCSKEVPKWNTISISGYHIREAGSTAVQELAFTLANGKAYLNAALEKGLDINVFAKRLSFFFNCHNNFFEEIAKFRAARRMWAKITKDLGATDEKAQMLRFHTQTGGSTLTAQQPLNNVIRVTSQAMAAVLGGTQSLHTNGYDEALSLPTEAAAKIALRTQQVIAFESGITDTVDPLAGSFFVENLTDEIETAAQLYIDKIDAMGGSVNAIENGYIQNEIGNAAYQYQLEIEDGSRVIVGVNKFTQEKEGINDVFTIDESIRTIQTDKLNKLKFERDSAAVEKALNDLLRAAKGRENLMPFILVAVEAYATLGEVSDVMRSVFGEY